One window from the genome of Pungitius pungitius chromosome 14, fPunPun2.1, whole genome shotgun sequence encodes:
- the gemin2 gene encoding gem-associated protein 2 isoform X1 codes for MKSDVEELMPRLLPVEFGAAAEDLDPNGPPRNPREYLRQVQLEASLCPEVVVAQIDPKKLKKKQTINASVAGCHAAPEGFSPSLSWQQRQVGNFSDVRQSITKNRNHWSSHTLDDNVLMPTLTDEEGWKRFCLGETVYLGSSSSNTDEEAEPALDYTKVGFPPFLTIVSRLNQSTVLMVMEVLIGWFEEHEFAPQLGRWLYALLACLEKPLLPEAHSSIRQLARRCAQLRSTLESNRDEKLPALNLLICLVARYFEQNDLVDQPE; via the exons ATGAAGTCGGACGTGGAGGAATTAATGCCGAGGCTTCTGCCCGTTGAGTTCGGAGCCGCTGCAGAGGACCTGGACCCGAACGGACCGCCGAGAAACCCCCGGGAGTACCTCCGGCAGGTCCA GTTGGAGGCGTCTCTATGCCCGGAGGTGGTGGTTGCTCAGATCGACCCCAAGAaactgaagaagaaacaaacaatCAATGCCTCT gTGGCGGGCTGCCATGCGGCTCCAGAGGGGTTCTCCCCCAGCCTCAGCTGGCAGCAACGTCAAGTCGGTAACTTCTCAGATGTCAGGCAG AGCATCACAAAGAACCGGAATCACTGGAGCAGCCACACTCTGGATGACAATGTGCTGATG cCAACGCTCACAGATGAGGAGGGCTGGAAGAGGTTCTGTTTAGGGGAGACTGTCTATCTGGGCTCTTCGTCCAGCAATACAGATGAGGAAGCAGAGCCGGCGCTGGATTACACCAAG GTAGGcttcccccccttcctcaccaTAGTCAGCAGACTGAACCAG TCCACAGTGCTGATGGTAATGGAAGTCCTAATTGGGTGGTTTGAGGAACACGAGTTTGCGCCGCAGTTG GGTCGCTGGCTGTACGCCCTGTTGGCCTGCCTGGAGAAGCCTCTGCTGCCTGAAGCCCACTCCTCCATCAGGCAGCTGGCCAGGAGATGTGCTCAGCTCCGCAGCACACTG GAGAGTAACAGGGACGAGAAACTGCCTGCCCTCAACCTGCTCATCTGTCTTGTTGCCAG ATACTTTGAGCAGAATGACCTGGTGGACCAGCCCGAGTGA
- the gemin2 gene encoding gem-associated protein 2 isoform X2 — MKSDVEELMPRLLPVEFGAAAEDLDPNGPPRNPREYLRQVQLEASLCPEVVVAQIDPKKLKKKQTINASVAGCHAAPEGFSPSLSWQQRQVGNFSDVRQSITKNRNHWSSHTLDDNVLMPTLTDEEGWKRFCLGETVYLGSSSSNTDEEAEPALDYTKVGFPPFLTIVSRLNQGRWLYALLACLEKPLLPEAHSSIRQLARRCAQLRSTLESNRDEKLPALNLLICLVARYFEQNDLVDQPE, encoded by the exons ATGAAGTCGGACGTGGAGGAATTAATGCCGAGGCTTCTGCCCGTTGAGTTCGGAGCCGCTGCAGAGGACCTGGACCCGAACGGACCGCCGAGAAACCCCCGGGAGTACCTCCGGCAGGTCCA GTTGGAGGCGTCTCTATGCCCGGAGGTGGTGGTTGCTCAGATCGACCCCAAGAaactgaagaagaaacaaacaatCAATGCCTCT gTGGCGGGCTGCCATGCGGCTCCAGAGGGGTTCTCCCCCAGCCTCAGCTGGCAGCAACGTCAAGTCGGTAACTTCTCAGATGTCAGGCAG AGCATCACAAAGAACCGGAATCACTGGAGCAGCCACACTCTGGATGACAATGTGCTGATG cCAACGCTCACAGATGAGGAGGGCTGGAAGAGGTTCTGTTTAGGGGAGACTGTCTATCTGGGCTCTTCGTCCAGCAATACAGATGAGGAAGCAGAGCCGGCGCTGGATTACACCAAG GTAGGcttcccccccttcctcaccaTAGTCAGCAGACTGAACCAG GGTCGCTGGCTGTACGCCCTGTTGGCCTGCCTGGAGAAGCCTCTGCTGCCTGAAGCCCACTCCTCCATCAGGCAGCTGGCCAGGAGATGTGCTCAGCTCCGCAGCACACTG GAGAGTAACAGGGACGAGAAACTGCCTGCCCTCAACCTGCTCATCTGTCTTGTTGCCAG ATACTTTGAGCAGAATGACCTGGTGGACCAGCCCGAGTGA